A part of Agromyces protaetiae genomic DNA contains:
- a CDS encoding FAD-binding protein, with protein sequence MTERQISTTVLVIGTGGSGLRAAIELAEAGVDVLALGKRPKSDAHTALAAGGINAALATMDAEDTWQQHAADTIEESYLLADPRTVEIVTSGAAQGIDDLERYGMPFAREADGRISQRFFGAHTYRRTAFAGDYTGLEIQRTLVNRAALLGIPVLDTVYVTRILVNDDGAVFGAYGFDVETGTRSLIHADAVILAAGGHNRIWRRTSSRRDENTGDSWRLAVEAGGRVRDPELVQFHPSGIIEPENAAGTLISEAARGEGGILTNALGERFMAKYDPERMELSTRDRVALACYTEIKEGRGTPNGGVWLDVSHLPRETIMQRLPRVYQTMLELQMLDITKQPIEIAPTAHYSMGGVWVRPEDHSTDVPGLYAIGEASSGLHGANRLGGNSLIELLVYGRITGRAAAAYSASLDAQKRSAAAVQTARDEIDALLASDGSENVRALQRAIRNTMTERAGVVRDEQGLIAGIAELDEIEARIADIGVHPDIAGYQDLAHAFDLKSAALAARATLEAALARRETRGCHNRSDYPATDASLQVNLVWSPERGVEHEPIAPVPDEIAALMREVSTVGKLVE encoded by the coding sequence ATGACCGAACGCCAGATCTCCACGACCGTCCTCGTCATCGGCACGGGCGGCTCCGGCCTCCGGGCCGCGATCGAACTCGCCGAGGCAGGCGTCGACGTGCTCGCCCTCGGCAAGCGCCCCAAGTCCGACGCCCACACCGCCCTCGCCGCGGGCGGCATCAACGCGGCGCTCGCGACGATGGACGCCGAGGACACCTGGCAGCAACACGCCGCCGACACCATCGAGGAGAGCTACCTGCTCGCCGACCCGCGCACGGTCGAGATCGTCACATCGGGCGCCGCACAGGGCATCGACGACCTCGAACGCTACGGCATGCCGTTCGCCCGCGAGGCCGACGGCCGCATCTCGCAACGCTTCTTCGGCGCGCACACCTACCGGCGCACCGCGTTCGCGGGCGACTACACGGGCCTCGAGATCCAGCGAACCCTCGTCAACCGTGCCGCACTCCTCGGCATCCCCGTGCTCGACACCGTCTACGTCACGCGCATCCTCGTCAACGACGACGGCGCCGTGTTCGGCGCCTACGGCTTCGATGTCGAGACCGGCACGCGCTCCCTCATCCACGCCGACGCCGTCATCCTCGCCGCAGGCGGCCACAACCGAATCTGGCGGCGCACGTCGTCGCGGCGCGACGAGAACACGGGCGACTCGTGGCGCCTCGCGGTCGAGGCGGGCGGACGCGTGCGCGACCCCGAGCTCGTGCAGTTCCACCCGTCGGGCATCATCGAGCCCGAGAACGCGGCCGGCACGCTCATCAGCGAGGCGGCCCGCGGCGAGGGGGGCATCCTCACCAACGCGCTCGGCGAGCGCTTCATGGCGAAGTACGACCCCGAGCGCATGGAGCTTTCGACGCGCGACCGCGTCGCGCTCGCCTGCTACACCGAGATCAAGGAGGGCCGCGGGACCCCGAACGGCGGCGTGTGGCTCGACGTCTCGCACCTGCCCCGCGAGACGATCATGCAGCGCCTCCCGCGGGTGTACCAGACGATGCTCGAACTGCAGATGCTCGACATCACGAAGCAGCCGATCGAGATCGCGCCGACCGCGCACTACTCGATGGGCGGCGTGTGGGTGCGCCCCGAGGACCACTCGACGGATGTCCCGGGCCTGTACGCGATCGGCGAGGCATCCTCCGGCCTGCACGGCGCGAACCGGCTGGGAGGCAACTCGCTCATCGAGCTGCTCGTCTACGGACGCATCACGGGGCGGGCGGCCGCTGCGTACTCGGCCTCCCTCGACGCCCAGAAGCGGTCCGCGGCGGCCGTGCAGACCGCGCGCGACGAGATCGACGCGCTTCTCGCGTCCGATGGATCCGAGAACGTGCGCGCGCTCCAGCGAGCCATCCGCAACACGATGACCGAACGCGCGGGCGTCGTGCGCGACGAGCAGGGTCTCATCGCCGGCATCGCCGAGCTCGACGAGATCGAGGCGCGCATCGCCGACATCGGTGTGCACCCCGACATCGCCGGCTACCAGGATCTCGCGCACGCCTTCGACTTGAAGTCGGCGGCACTCGCCGCGCGCGCGACCCTCGAAGCGGCGCTCGCGCGCCGCGAGACGCGCGGATGCCACAACCGGAGCGACTACCCCGCGACGGATGCCTCGCTGCAGGTCAACCTCGTGTGGTCGCCCGAGCGCGGCGTCGAGCACGAGCCCATCGCGCCCGTCCCCGACGAGATCGCCGCCCTCATGCGCGAGGTGTCGACGGTCGGCAAGCTCGTCGAGTAA
- a CDS encoding VOC family protein, giving the protein MPLFDHLGLSVEDLPRSIAQFDPVMRALGCERADGDDSVAWSLGEEELILFPAREPGTGPHRHGRVGWQHLAFPVDSRETVDRLHAIALDAGWTAVRDPKVYHRFSDRYYASFVEDDNGIRFEFMFNPPREAGL; this is encoded by the coding sequence ATGCCGCTCTTCGATCACCTCGGCCTCAGCGTCGAAGACCTCCCCCGTTCGATCGCCCAGTTCGACCCCGTCATGCGGGCCCTCGGCTGCGAACGCGCCGACGGCGACGACTCGGTCGCGTGGTCGCTCGGCGAGGAGGAGCTCATCCTCTTCCCCGCCCGCGAACCCGGCACCGGCCCGCACCGGCACGGACGCGTCGGATGGCAGCACCTCGCGTTCCCCGTCGACTCGCGCGAAACGGTCGACCGGCTGCACGCCATCGCGCTCGACGCCGGGTGGACGGCCGTCCGCGACCCGAAGGTCTACCACCGGTTCAGCGACCGCTACTACGCGTCGTTCGTCGAGGACGACAACGGCATCCGCTTCGAGTTCATGTTCAACCCGCCGCGCGAAGCCGGCCTCTGA
- a CDS encoding RidA family protein, translating to MSITRIQPGARMSQAVVHGGIAYLAGQVAAGADVVEQSRAALAQVDALLEAAGTDKSKLLTATIYLADIATFGDMNSVWDEWVDGENPPARATVEAKLATPEFFVEFQVTAAI from the coding sequence GTGAGCATCACCCGCATCCAGCCCGGCGCCCGCATGAGCCAGGCCGTCGTCCACGGCGGCATCGCCTACCTCGCCGGCCAGGTCGCGGCAGGCGCCGACGTCGTCGAGCAGAGCCGCGCCGCGCTCGCGCAGGTCGACGCGCTGCTCGAAGCCGCGGGCACCGACAAGTCGAAGCTTCTGACGGCGACGATCTACCTCGCCGACATCGCGACGTTCGGCGACATGAACTCCGTGTGGGACGAGTGGGTCGACGGCGAGAACCCGCCCGCCCGCGCGACCGTCGAGGCGAAGCTCGCGACGCCCGAGTTCTTCGTCGAGTTCCAGGTCACCGCGGCGATCTGA
- a CDS encoding helix-turn-helix transcriptional regulator, with product MRNDLRERRAAAGLSQERLAELLGVSRQTVISIERGRFDPSLDLAFRIAATFGVPIEHVFFPDPPAAPQ from the coding sequence ATGCGCAACGATCTGCGCGAGCGCCGCGCTGCGGCGGGGCTGTCTCAGGAGCGGTTGGCCGAACTTCTCGGTGTTTCACGTCAGACCGTCATCTCGATCGAGCGAGGCCGGTTCGACCCGAGCCTCGATCTCGCGTTCCGGATCGCGGCGACGTTCGGGGTGCCGATCGAGCACGTGTTCTTCCCCGACCCGCCTGCGGCACCGCAGTAG
- a CDS encoding LysR family transcriptional regulator, with protein MNLDQLRGFVDIARLGTFTEAADELHLAQPSLSRQIATLERELGAPLFHRGRGGATLTVAGEALLPLARRMLADADSVRRELARLAGLEHGRVRLGATPTLCISLVAEVLSAFHGAHPGVELHLSEQGSNALLDQLAAGELDLALITTSHPETSDRFAVTPLLVEDVVVISSASNPPITAGETIALAEVAGLPQIVFSPSYDLRSATDAAFEAAGLTPRVVLEGAEMDAVLRFVERGLGVAVVPALVLVDRPGLRAVRLEESSLRRTISLARPSDVSSSPAIEVMRRTIAATAVAFAHRAGATMRPAAG; from the coding sequence ATGAATCTCGACCAGCTGCGGGGCTTTGTCGACATCGCCCGCCTCGGCACCTTCACCGAGGCTGCCGACGAGCTGCACCTCGCGCAGCCCTCGCTCAGTCGCCAGATCGCGACGCTCGAACGCGAACTCGGTGCGCCGCTCTTCCACCGCGGCCGCGGTGGCGCGACGCTCACCGTCGCGGGTGAAGCCCTGCTGCCGCTCGCGCGCCGCATGCTCGCCGACGCCGACTCCGTGCGGCGCGAGCTCGCCCGGCTCGCCGGCCTCGAACACGGCCGCGTGCGCCTCGGTGCCACACCGACGCTCTGCATCAGCCTCGTCGCCGAGGTGCTGAGCGCGTTCCACGGCGCCCACCCCGGGGTCGAGCTCCATCTCTCCGAGCAGGGCTCCAACGCGCTGCTCGACCAGCTCGCCGCGGGCGAGCTCGACCTCGCGCTCATCACGACCTCCCACCCCGAGACATCCGACCGATTCGCGGTCACACCGCTCCTCGTCGAAGACGTCGTCGTCATCTCGTCGGCGTCGAACCCGCCGATCACGGCGGGCGAGACGATCGCGCTCGCAGAGGTCGCCGGCCTTCCGCAGATCGTCTTCAGCCCCAGCTACGACCTCAGGAGCGCGACGGACGCCGCGTTCGAGGCCGCCGGGCTCACGCCTCGTGTCGTGCTCGAGGGCGCCGAGATGGACGCCGTGCTGCGGTTCGTCGAACGCGGACTCGGGGTCGCGGTCGTGCCCGCGCTCGTGCTCGTCGACCGCCCGGGACTGCGAGCCGTGCGCCTTGAGGAGAGCTCGCTCCGGCGGACCATCAGCCTCGCGCGGCCATCGGATGTCTCGTCGTCGCCCGCGATCGAGGTCATGCGCCGAACGATCGCCGCCACGGCGGTCGCGTTCGCCCATCGCGCCGGCGCCACGATGAGGCCGGCGGCCGGGTGA